In a genomic window of Sulfurisphaera tokodaii str. 7:
- a CDS encoding MFS transporter — protein sequence MEKSIHELVDKAKWTSIHSLMFASLAIGFFMWGVISSIAPIVYPSINNVFFLLTPTFVTIAGNLILPFFSDKRLGRKTTFFITMTLYSLGTLLIALAALLSGLNVDNLAKFPYIALLIAGIVLGVLGVEGEVPVMLSYTAEMMPLDKRDIMLVLAPNFDNIGAMVAALIGYITYSASNSFSIQLLALSIVAFIGVITAIIIRLLLPESVRWLVVKGNLNKAEKEVEKIVRSTKDLKEREVNKKLSLGARYAFLAIIGISQYLTYGLMAFVVADFYFSGATTSFIIFIANLGASIAGLIAGALVTKIKTRTFALFSYVGGALSMIPIILLTSNFNLIGFYILLFANMLFSEFAWATRTIYEPTLMPNNLRAFLIGLIRLAPVTAYAISVYVLGSYLQGLSTYIWYNTALWVIGAIATVFWFFRGLDTNNVSLEKID from the coding sequence ATGGAGAAGAGTATTCATGAGTTAGTAGATAAAGCTAAATGGACGAGTATCCACTCCTTAATGTTTGCCTCACTTGCTATAGGTTTCTTTATGTGGGGAGTTATATCATCAATAGCACCAATAGTATATCCCTCAATAAACAATGTATTTTTCCTTTTAACTCCAACATTTGTTACGATAGCTGGTAACCTAATATTACCCTTCTTCTCAGATAAAAGACTGGGGAGGAAAACTACATTTTTCATAACAATGACCTTATACTCCTTAGGCACACTACTCATCGCATTAGCCGCACTACTCTCTGGATTAAATGTAGATAACTTAGCAAAATTCCCTTACATTGCCCTTTTAATAGCAGGAATAGTTTTAGGTGTTTTAGGTGTTGAAGGAGAAGTTCCAGTTATGTTATCTTACACTGCAGAGATGATGCCTTTAGATAAAAGAGACATTATGTTAGTTTTGGCACCAAACTTTGATAATATTGGTGCTATGGTTGCAGCTTTAATAGGTTATATAACTTATAGTGCATCAAACTCCTTTTCAATACAACTTCTAGCACTTTCAATTGTTGCCTTTATAGGAGTAATTACTGCAATTATTATCAGATTGTTACTACCAGAGTCTGTTAGATGGTTAGTAGTAAAAGGAAATTTAAATAAGGCAGAAAAGGAAGTAGAGAAAATAGTTAGAAGTACTAAAGATCTGAAAGAACGAGAGGTAAATAAGAAACTTAGTTTAGGTGCTAGATATGCATTTTTAGCAATAATCGGAATCTCACAATATCTAACTTATGGATTAATGGCTTTCGTTGTTGCCGACTTTTACTTTTCTGGTGCTACTACAAGTTTTATCATCTTTATAGCGAATCTAGGTGCTAGTATAGCTGGGTTAATTGCCGGGGCATTAGTAACAAAAATTAAAACTAGAACTTTTGCCCTATTCTCTTATGTTGGAGGAGCATTAAGTATGATACCAATAATTCTACTAACTTCTAATTTTAATCTCATAGGATTTTATATCTTACTCTTCGCTAACATGTTATTCAGTGAATTCGCATGGGCAACTAGGACAATCTATGAACCTACTTTAATGCCAAATAATTTAAGGGCCTTTCTTATAGGACTAATTAGGCTAGCTCCAGTTACCGCTTATGCCATTTCAGTATATGTATTGGGAAGTTATTTGCAAGGACTCTCTACATATATTTGGTATAATACTGCATTATGGGTTATAGGTGCGATAGCAACAGTATTCTGGTTCTTCAGAGGACTAGATACAAACAATGTTAGTTTAGAAAAAATAGATTAA
- a CDS encoding muconolactone Delta-isomerase produces MLFLLWFKVKQPENISQRQLMEIWKKEAEAALSAVKAGKIKGLYKVSGKREVVAIIDVNSHEELDEILETLPIMKELGHSVTVEVTPIHPYENFYELMKKLS; encoded by the coding sequence ATGTTATTCCTACTTTGGTTTAAGGTTAAACAACCTGAGAACATATCTCAAAGGCAATTAATGGAGATATGGAAAAAGGAGGCTGAAGCTGCGTTATCTGCTGTAAAAGCTGGTAAAATTAAAGGACTTTATAAGGTAAGTGGAAAGAGAGAAGTAGTTGCAATAATAGATGTAAACTCCCATGAGGAGTTAGATGAGATTTTAGAAACATTACCGATAATGAAGGAACTTGGTCATTCGGTTACAGTGGAAGTTACTCCAATACACCCATATGAAAATTTCTATGAATTGATGAAGAAGTTATCATAA
- a CDS encoding energy-coupling factor transporter transmembrane component T family protein codes for MILHELISWLIIVASSISPFYLLFKALGFRGFEKLTTYVEGKTIYHKLHPLVKLLIVFIVTIICAESIWWVGLIAGTVSLYFYYTLRRLKLILAFTSLQMISTVLDYSYFVSPNVIEEIFGNHLLIIWRFPEYFVYMGIDPYLTLQAIIYSFQVSMRIWGMFLYSGLIFLTTTPSQIIRSFHKMKVPMPITFAVTVALVSLPKIFDTADTIIKLQYMKGTKKWRAMFESFIPLFIYEFKKAKVVSISAETRAFMAYKTRTYIDDIEFTRIDKTVVLLMLFLLIIDTYLVLIGLIPSIPFHP; via the coding sequence TTGATACTTCATGAACTGATAAGTTGGTTAATAATTGTTGCCTCATCTATATCTCCATTTTATTTACTCTTTAAGGCCCTCGGATTTAGGGGTTTTGAGAAATTAACTACTTATGTAGAGGGTAAGACAATATATCATAAACTTCACCCCCTAGTGAAGTTATTAATAGTCTTTATAGTGACTATTATCTGTGCTGAATCAATATGGTGGGTTGGATTAATTGCTGGTACTGTTTCTCTTTACTTTTATTATACTCTGAGAAGACTTAAACTAATATTAGCCTTTACTTCACTTCAGATGATAAGTACTGTTCTTGATTATTCTTATTTTGTTTCCCCTAATGTAATAGAGGAGATTTTCGGAAATCACTTACTTATTATCTGGAGATTCCCAGAATATTTCGTTTATATGGGTATAGATCCCTATCTTACTCTTCAAGCTATAATTTACTCCTTTCAAGTTAGTATGAGAATTTGGGGAATGTTCCTTTATTCTGGTCTAATCTTTCTTACCACTACTCCGTCTCAAATTATAAGATCATTTCATAAGATGAAGGTTCCCATGCCTATTACCTTTGCAGTTACGGTAGCCTTGGTATCCCTTCCAAAAATTTTTGACACTGCTGACACTATAATAAAATTACAGTATATGAAGGGGACTAAAAAGTGGAGAGCTATGTTTGAATCCTTTATTCCTCTCTTTATTTATGAATTTAAGAAGGCAAAGGTTGTGAGCATTTCTGCAGAAACAAGGGCTTTTATGGCTTATAAGACTAGAACTTATATTGATGATATTGAGTTTACAAGAATTGATAAGACTGTTGTACTACTAATGTTATTCCTTTTAATCATTGATACTTACCTAGTTTTGATAGGATTAATTCCTTCTATTCCATTCCATCCATAA
- a CDS encoding ABC transporter ATP-binding protein, with protein sequence MNFLEIKGLRVFYPESSYSLNVDSLEVKEGETILIAGKSGSGKSTLLNSINGVIPHEIEVEEEGEVKVFGINVRNSTIQQIARFVGTLLQDPDSQIFNYYVIEELAFGAENLNIPREEILYRINKVSQIVGISHLLNKETFRLSGGEKQRVVLGSILIMNPKALILDEPTSSIDLKGTKEILTTLRGLKEKMSMIIAEHKINKVLEFVDRIIILDKGKIIYDIKRDHVKEVDFEDLGLEPLRPSPLPKKRRDGEVILEAKVKVTDGNRTIVDTEIVLRKGISALIGDNGSGKSTLLKALAGILPINLKFYGSIKVEGKEISKLPVEKRGEIIAYLPQEIDLMFTKKTVKEEVSYPAKVRKKYDERVIKELLKRFNLPEDRDPFLLSVGQKRRVAISSLLATGVKVFLLDEPTTGQDWYNRKMLGEELRSIDATFLVVTHDPLFVYYYADRVYKMVNGRVIPISPEDVIKDW encoded by the coding sequence ATGAACTTCTTAGAAATTAAAGGATTAAGAGTTTTTTACCCAGAAAGTTCATACTCCTTAAATGTAGACTCTCTTGAGGTTAAGGAAGGTGAAACAATTTTAATAGCAGGTAAATCTGGTTCCGGAAAATCGACTCTCCTTAACTCAATTAACGGTGTAATCCCTCATGAGATAGAGGTTGAAGAAGAAGGTGAGGTTAAGGTTTTCGGTATTAATGTTAGGAATTCGACCATTCAGCAAATAGCTAGGTTTGTGGGTACTCTTTTACAAGATCCGGATTCGCAGATTTTTAACTATTACGTAATTGAAGAGTTGGCTTTCGGTGCTGAAAACTTAAACATTCCAAGAGAGGAGATATTATATAGGATCAATAAGGTTTCTCAAATAGTTGGTATTTCTCACCTTTTAAATAAGGAGACTTTTAGACTATCTGGAGGTGAAAAACAAAGAGTAGTTTTGGGAAGTATTCTCATAATGAATCCTAAAGCATTAATCCTTGACGAACCTACTTCTAGTATAGACTTAAAGGGAACTAAGGAAATTTTGACTACATTAAGAGGATTAAAAGAAAAGATGAGTATGATTATTGCTGAACATAAGATAAACAAAGTGTTAGAATTCGTTGATAGGATTATAATCCTCGACAAAGGTAAGATCATTTATGATATTAAGAGAGATCATGTTAAGGAAGTGGACTTCGAGGATTTGGGTTTAGAGCCTTTAAGACCTTCTCCTCTTCCGAAGAAAAGAAGAGATGGTGAGGTTATACTTGAGGCAAAGGTTAAGGTTACTGACGGTAATAGGACTATTGTAGACACGGAAATTGTGTTAAGGAAAGGTATCTCAGCATTAATTGGTGATAACGGTAGTGGAAAGTCAACTCTTCTAAAAGCATTAGCTGGTATTTTACCCATAAATTTGAAGTTTTACGGTAGTATAAAAGTTGAGGGAAAGGAGATTTCTAAACTCCCGGTTGAAAAGAGGGGCGAAATAATCGCTTATCTACCTCAAGAGATTGACCTAATGTTTACTAAAAAGACTGTAAAAGAGGAGGTATCATATCCAGCAAAGGTTAGAAAGAAATACGATGAGAGAGTAATTAAAGAGCTGTTGAAAAGGTTTAATTTGCCAGAAGATCGAGATCCTTTTCTCCTTTCTGTTGGACAGAAGAGGAGGGTTGCAATTTCTTCTCTATTAGCAACTGGAGTTAAGGTCTTTCTTCTTGATGAACCAACTACTGGACAAGACTGGTATAATAGGAAGATGTTAGGGGAAGAGCTAAGGAGTATAGATGCAACTTTTCTTGTGGTTACTCATGACCCCCTTTTCGTATACTATTATGCTGATAGAGTATATAAGATGGTTAATGGAAGGGTTATCCCCATCTCACCAGAAGACGTTATTAAGGATTGGTGA
- a CDS encoding YncE family protein translates to MPTLPVLILIALSSVNVGTINTALNPSYGIYYNGKIYFIAQGAGELQILENNSIVSTINLPNYPNPFRLTILGDDIYIVYESGHLIELKNDTPVWNYYISDVGKYPAIISAGNYVVVTASCGDKVYFITLNHHINNVTVMSDPQALAYDNYTNVVYVGGYGSPLIYGISLNNFKIVQNITLNVSSVEAMVFVPPDELAVSPGHHYFEIINLTNGKVIAFDSLPYTLGAINGYAWMCYIPYDNDIVLSIPHDSDTVVVFNSKGGLVEEVTVGSDPNGIIYDPQNHYIYVINYGSSTISYFPAPAPSTTTKPIPKPNYTPYFVAIGVVVAILMILGVTLFVRRR, encoded by the coding sequence TTGCCCACACTCCCAGTTTTAATCTTAATTGCTTTATCTTCTGTGAATGTGGGAACTATTAATACAGCATTAAATCCTTCTTACGGCATATATTATAACGGTAAAATATACTTTATAGCACAAGGGGCAGGTGAGTTACAAATATTGGAAAATAACAGTATTGTATCAACAATTAATCTACCTAATTATCCAAACCCTTTTAGGCTTACAATTTTAGGTGATGATATTTACATAGTATATGAGAGTGGTCATTTAATAGAACTTAAAAATGATACCCCAGTCTGGAATTATTATATTTCTGATGTAGGTAAATATCCGGCAATAATATCAGCAGGTAATTATGTAGTAGTTACTGCATCATGTGGTGATAAGGTCTACTTCATAACACTAAATCATCATATTAATAACGTAACCGTAATGTCTGATCCTCAGGCTTTGGCTTATGATAACTATACTAATGTAGTTTATGTAGGTGGTTACGGTAGCCCACTAATCTACGGAATTTCCTTAAATAACTTCAAAATAGTCCAGAACATTACACTAAATGTAAGTTCTGTAGAAGCAATGGTTTTTGTACCTCCTGATGAACTTGCAGTATCTCCGGGGCATCATTATTTCGAGATAATAAACTTAACTAACGGAAAAGTAATAGCATTTGATTCACTCCCATATACTTTAGGTGCAATTAACGGTTATGCTTGGATGTGTTATATACCTTACGATAATGATATTGTTCTCTCAATTCCACACGATAGTGATACTGTAGTAGTATTTAATAGCAAAGGGGGACTCGTTGAAGAGGTTACTGTAGGTTCTGATCCCAATGGTATAATTTATGATCCACAAAACCATTACATCTACGTTATAAACTATGGCTCATCAACAATAAGCTACTTCCCAGCTCCTGCACCTAGTACTACCACTAAACCCATACCTAAACCAAACTATACACCATATTTTGTTGCTATAGGTGTAGTGGTGGCAATTCTAATGATACTAGGTGTAACTCTCTTCGTGAGGAGGAGATAA
- a CDS encoding IS1-like element ISSto9 family transposase: MGRKPVIRHDIACPSCGSHHVVKCGKPLGRQRFLCRDCGKYFLADAVYHHHSKEVREEALRMYTNGMSMRAISRVLNVPLGTVFTWVKRYGKRKYEKLVDLWNKAKELVKGKVVTKVVDEMWTYLYRNTRAFYKWVFTCHVYTRLGLYIIYSVGDRDENTFSEVKMYLPDDGRWVSDDYNVYFWLKDHTVVSPVNPNESFHSSLRDRLVRFKRATKAVNRSINMVKYSIALVLWERRLIPEFVA, from the coding sequence ATGGGTAGGAAGCCTGTAATTAGGCATGATATAGCTTGTCCCTCTTGTGGTAGTCATCACGTCGTTAAGTGTGGTAAGCCTCTTGGTAGGCAGAGGTTTCTGTGTAGGGATTGCGGTAAGTACTTTCTTGCAGACGCGGTTTATCACCACCACTCTAAGGAGGTGAGGGAGGAGGCTTTGAGGATGTATACTAATGGTATGAGTATGAGGGCTATTTCTAGGGTTCTTAACGTACCTCTGGGTACTGTTTTTACTTGGGTTAAGCGTTATGGTAAGAGGAAGTATGAGAAGCTAGTGGACTTGTGGAATAAGGCTAAAGAGTTGGTCAAGGGTAAGGTCGTTACTAAGGTTGTTGATGAGATGTGGACATACTTGTACAGAAACACTAGGGCTTTCTACAAGTGGGTGTTTACTTGTCACGTGTACACTAGGCTAGGGTTATACATAATTTACTCTGTGGGTGATAGGGATGAGAATACTTTCAGTGAGGTTAAAATGTACTTGCCAGATGATGGTAGATGGGTGAGTGATGATTACAACGTTTACTTTTGGTTAAAGGATCACACGGTAGTCTCACCTGTTAACCCCAACGAGTCCTTTCACTCCTCACTGAGGGATAGGCTCGTACGTTTCAAGAGGGCGACGAAGGCTGTTAACAGGAGTATAAATATGGTGAAGTATTCTATAGCGCTGGTCTTGTGGGAGAGAAGGCTAATCCCAGAATTTGTAGCTTAA
- a CDS encoding DUF364 domain-containing protein: MKLIEKLISITPEKKVRELVIGLGWTVVLSKYAGMAMTYKSNEEPRNIESLHEIDTRKLAELLKSWNFLEASIGLAAINSTIPPPKSYKVANALDLAFQESKDKTVTMVGYFPGYVDKFMKKARHFYVLELNQNVLNTSKNILFSFAAEEVIPKSDIVILTATTIINKSIERLLQLSKSAKVYLVGPSSPLTDVLFDYGIDVIGGVMVKDEEKLVRAIKNGLHFPFSDYMRRQVLEEVVIEN; this comes from the coding sequence ATGAAGTTAATAGAGAAGTTAATATCCATTACGCCTGAGAAAAAGGTTAGGGAATTAGTAATAGGTCTAGGTTGGACTGTGGTTTTGTCAAAATACGCCGGTATGGCAATGACTTATAAGTCAAATGAAGAGCCTAGAAATATTGAATCCCTACATGAGATAGACACTAGGAAGTTAGCAGAGCTCTTAAAAAGTTGGAACTTCCTTGAGGCTTCTATTGGACTTGCTGCTATTAACTCTACAATTCCACCGCCTAAAAGTTATAAAGTTGCTAATGCTCTCGATCTAGCCTTTCAAGAAAGTAAGGATAAAACTGTGACAATGGTTGGTTACTTTCCAGGTTATGTAGATAAGTTTATGAAAAAAGCTAGGCATTTTTACGTCCTTGAACTTAATCAGAATGTGCTTAACACAAGCAAAAATATACTCTTTTCCTTTGCAGCTGAGGAGGTTATTCCTAAAAGTGATATTGTTATCCTTACTGCAACAACTATAATAAATAAAAGTATTGAAAGACTTCTACAATTGAGCAAATCCGCAAAGGTTTATCTAGTGGGTCCATCTTCACCCTTGACTGATGTTCTCTTTGATTATGGTATAGATGTTATTGGCGGTGTTATGGTTAAAGATGAGGAGAAGTTAGTTAGAGCTATAAAGAATGGTCTTCATTTTCCTTTTTCCGATTATATGAGGAGACAAGTACTAGAAGAAGTCGTAATTGAAAATTAG
- a CDS encoding HEPN domain-containing protein, with protein sequence MGSYDDVSRLLRRAEKFRKDAINAYNEGYYDISCFYAEQAVQLRIKAYMLRNLGFIPRIHGIRDLLSIIYKYTRDKKIMEFISENRDLLKELEEGYTETRYGSIDYTEEDAKECLNIMEKLFNLI encoded by the coding sequence ATGGGTAGTTATGATGATGTAAGTAGACTATTGAGGAGAGCTGAAAAGTTTAGGAAAGATGCTATTAATGCTTATAATGAGGGATATTACGACATATCTTGTTTTTATGCAGAACAAGCTGTACAGCTTAGAATTAAAGCGTATATGCTGAGGAATCTTGGATTTATACCCAGAATTCATGGAATAAGAGATTTGCTTTCAATTATCTACAAATATACACGGGATAAAAAGATAATGGAATTTATAAGCGAAAATAGAGATTTGCTGAAGGAATTAGAAGAGGGGTACACTGAGACTAGATATGGTTCGATAGATTATACCGAGGAAGATGCTAAAGAGTGTTTAAATATAATGGAGAAGCTATTTAACTTAATATGA
- a CDS encoding nucleotidyltransferase domain-containing protein: protein MKLEPYIEFVKEKMYILSNFPQISPVIYEAIRKSLDEYNVKAEIYFFGSIIEGKITVMSDIDVAILVDKVPDKRKEIVRRVFELLENKGLPWWLPLEIHFFTPSMFNAFKKGGANFIRAEDYIKKRRS from the coding sequence ATGAAGCTTGAGCCATACATTGAATTTGTTAAGGAAAAGATGTATATCCTTTCTAATTTCCCCCAAATATCTCCAGTAATATATGAGGCTATTAGAAAGTCACTTGATGAATATAATGTTAAAGCTGAGATATACTTTTTCGGTTCAATAATAGAAGGAAAAATCACCGTAATGAGTGACATTGATGTTGCGATTCTGGTCGATAAGGTTCCTGATAAGAGAAAAGAGATCGTTAGAAGAGTTTTTGAATTACTTGAAAATAAAGGATTACCCTGGTGGTTACCATTAGAAATTCACTTCTTTACTCCATCAATGTTTAATGCATTTAAGAAAGGGGGTGCTAATTTCATTAGGGCTGAAGATTATATTAAAAAGAGAAGAAGTTAG
- a CDS encoding ATP-binding protein, translated as MEEFSDLNPWWYSDNWKDKHIEDWESQKIKWRPNWIDEISLTPFSLNFIYGPRQTGKTTGLKIMIKELIEKGKDPKSIFYLDLDYIASFQELREIISEFIKEKRKRKVESTILILDEVTSVEDWWKIVKYYIDKGEFSKDVIIVSGSSSLGVTKSVERFPGRRGYGKEVLVLPLSFPQFVEVHGYKIDKVLTDSALALSLFDEYKKKGGFPKSINEHKDAGEALIYGIISEIFKAKREVGKVQDILRSIMTKIPSVMSFNSIANDLGISHLTVEDYVKLLKDIFLVDIAYYKVGNEVNRKKEKKIFFRDPFIYTTMAKWVHREVREEAMLEHIVQEHMLRKFGEVFYFKNNREIDVIANDYKIEIKKERSHKGYPKEVIVLSEDDIPLFLLREARG; from the coding sequence GTGGAGGAATTTAGTGACTTAAATCCTTGGTGGTACAGTGATAATTGGAAGGATAAGCACATAGAGGATTGGGAATCACAAAAAATAAAATGGAGACCTAATTGGATTGATGAGATTTCTCTCACTCCTTTCAGCTTAAACTTCATCTATGGACCTAGGCAAACTGGAAAAACTACAGGACTTAAGATAATGATCAAGGAATTAATAGAAAAGGGAAAAGATCCTAAGTCGATATTTTATCTTGATTTAGACTACATAGCTTCTTTTCAAGAACTTAGGGAAATTATTTCAGAGTTTATAAAGGAGAAGAGGAAAAGAAAGGTAGAAAGTACTATTTTAATACTTGATGAAGTAACCTCTGTTGAGGACTGGTGGAAGATAGTAAAGTATTACATAGATAAAGGAGAGTTCTCCAAAGACGTGATCATTGTCAGTGGTTCATCTTCATTGGGAGTAACTAAAAGTGTCGAAAGATTTCCCGGTAGAAGAGGGTATGGAAAAGAGGTACTAGTGCTTCCCCTCTCTTTTCCTCAGTTTGTAGAAGTCCACGGATATAAGATTGATAAAGTGTTGACTGATTCCGCTTTAGCCTTATCTCTTTTTGATGAATATAAAAAGAAGGGAGGATTTCCTAAATCAATAAATGAACATAAAGATGCTGGTGAAGCATTAATATACGGTATAATCTCAGAAATATTTAAGGCGAAAAGGGAAGTAGGAAAGGTGCAAGATATTCTTAGATCTATTATGACTAAAATCCCTTCTGTAATGTCTTTCAATTCAATTGCAAATGACTTAGGGATTTCGCATTTGACGGTTGAGGATTATGTTAAGTTATTGAAGGACATATTTTTAGTTGATATAGCTTATTATAAGGTAGGAAATGAAGTAAACAGAAAGAAAGAGAAGAAGATATTTTTCAGAGACCCCTTCATTTATACGACTATGGCTAAGTGGGTTCACAGAGAGGTTAGAGAAGAAGCAATGCTTGAACATATTGTCCAAGAACATATGTTAAGAAAGTTCGGTGAGGTGTTTTATTTTAAGAATAATCGTGAAATAGACGTGATAGCAAATGATTATAAGATAGAGATAAAAAAGGAAAGGTCGCATAAAGGATATCCTAAAGAGGTCATCGTTTTATCTGAAGATGATATTCCACTTTTTCTATTGAGAGAAGCTAGAGGATAA